A genomic window from Paenibacillus sp. FSL K6-0276 includes:
- the argS gene encoding arginine--tRNA ligase: protein MLSQIIKTSIEQSVKKVFHTLEVAYPNDVAILIEQPANLEHGDYSCNIAMQLAKTLRKSPLAIAELVKAEIKLQESYAGLLQKVEVAAPGFINLYMDWQVWAKHSFDLPDNTGEKVIIEHTSINPNKAAHVGHLRNACIGDALVRIMKRTGYNVEVHNYIDDLGNQLADTVVGLLNVPLEGDHQRFGDYCWDLYAKVNKEYARNLEMTHKRTDILHALEQGGGNEAWLGNLVAERIVREHVEEMKRFGIHYDLLVWESNILKEGFWASASELLKQTAVFVQETEGKLAGCWVLKQGTEVIIGADSEDHHMDKVLVRSNGILTYTAKDIAYHLWKFGLLAKDFTYSEFSSGLWTTGLTGTQEPYGHADRVINVIDYRQEYPQQMVKQALGALGYNDQAEKLHHVSYGVVALSPASAAELGIDISEGKSSYAMSGRQGIGIKVIDLVKLMEQNIEHSRSDKDGLSSHIIAAAAIRYYLLRFNLGTEIVFDFKQATEISGNTGVYLMYTYARANSVLGKSTIPLITDASQLQFPLEMEKAELALLRQLSLWQETLYSASLELTPNILCTYAHTLATLFNNFYSICPILKGEAATIAFRLWLTSRFKDTLGDVLEVLGLPTPSRM, encoded by the coding sequence ATGTTAAGTCAAATCATCAAAACCAGCATTGAACAAAGTGTAAAAAAAGTATTCCACACCTTAGAAGTTGCCTATCCAAACGATGTTGCTATTCTGATCGAACAGCCAGCTAATCTAGAGCATGGTGATTATTCCTGCAATATTGCTATGCAGCTAGCCAAAACCCTGCGCAAATCCCCTCTCGCCATAGCCGAATTAGTAAAAGCGGAAATTAAATTACAAGAGAGTTACGCAGGTCTTTTACAAAAAGTCGAGGTAGCCGCTCCCGGATTTATTAATTTGTACATGGATTGGCAGGTATGGGCTAAACATTCCTTTGATCTGCCAGATAACACGGGGGAAAAGGTTATCATCGAGCACACCTCTATTAACCCCAACAAAGCTGCTCATGTCGGTCACCTAAGAAATGCTTGTATTGGTGATGCGCTGGTCAGAATAATGAAAAGAACCGGATACAACGTAGAGGTCCATAACTACATTGATGATCTGGGCAACCAGCTGGCGGATACAGTCGTTGGTTTATTAAATGTACCTTTGGAGGGTGATCATCAACGTTTCGGTGATTATTGCTGGGATCTTTATGCCAAAGTGAACAAAGAATATGCACGGAATCTAGAGATGACACACAAACGCACGGATATCCTGCATGCCCTTGAACAAGGCGGAGGCAATGAGGCGTGGCTGGGCAACCTTGTCGCTGAACGTATTGTGAGAGAACATGTAGAGGAAATGAAGCGTTTCGGTATTCACTATGACCTGCTGGTATGGGAGAGCAATATTTTAAAAGAGGGATTCTGGGCATCCGCATCTGAGCTATTGAAGCAAACAGCAGTTTTTGTACAGGAGACTGAAGGTAAGCTGGCGGGCTGCTGGGTGCTGAAGCAAGGGACAGAGGTTATCATTGGGGCGGATTCAGAGGATCATCATATGGATAAGGTGCTAGTTCGTTCGAATGGGATTTTGACGTACACGGCCAAGGACATCGCCTATCATCTCTGGAAATTCGGTCTACTAGCTAAAGATTTCACCTACAGTGAATTCTCGTCCGGTTTATGGACAACTGGATTAACTGGAACCCAGGAGCCCTATGGACATGCGGACCGTGTCATTAACGTGATCGATTATAGACAGGAATATCCGCAACAGATGGTTAAGCAGGCTTTAGGCGCACTAGGTTATAACGATCAAGCAGAGAAACTCCATCATGTAAGTTATGGCGTTGTTGCTCTTAGTCCAGCCTCGGCCGCCGAGCTAGGAATAGATATTTCAGAAGGGAAATCCTCTTATGCTATGTCCGGACGCCAAGGAATTGGCATTAAGGTGATCGATTTAGTGAAGCTTATGGAACAGAACATAGAACATTCGCGTTCCGATAAAGATGGACTTTCCAGCCACATTATTGCAGCTGCTGCCATTCGCTATTATCTGCTGCGGTTTAATCTGGGAACGGAAATCGTGTTTGATTTCAAGCAGGCTACCGAAATATCCGGCAATACTGGGGTTTATCTGATGTACACCTATGCGCGTGCCAACAGTGTTTTGGGCAAATCAACGATCCCATTAATTACTGATGCCTCACAGCTTCAATTCCCACTCGAAATGGAAAAAGCAGAGCTTGCTTTGCTGAGGCAGCTTAGTCTCTGGCAGGAGACATTGTATTCTGCCAGCTTAGAATTGACGCCGAATATACTCTGCACTTACGCGCATACCTTAGCCACACTCTTCAATAACTTCTATTCTATATGTCCTATTTTAAAAGGTGAAGCGGCTACCATCGCATTTCGCCTCTGGCTCACTTCGAGATTTAAAGACACCTTAGGTGATGTGCTAGAAGTACTTGGGTTACCGACACCGAGCCGTATGTAG